A region from the Tigriopus californicus strain San Diego chromosome 9, Tcal_SD_v2.1, whole genome shotgun sequence genome encodes:
- the LOC131886596 gene encoding PCI domain-containing protein 2-like translates to MTSLQSYLDAISEAWDAYRSDELASLLSLSDAHAQYPRLLVEDPSEEVDQTLDEVIADLVLDHLKVLYEMDRNDPMEAYEHQKSLVTNFNKLLSSQKDQNWPLPIMHVICLDLRRIATRADQELSKRGGKPGATLEKAAELMMNCFRTCALDSKSAEDVTKRWGMLNIVNQLFKIYFKVNKMHLCKPLIRAIESSPLKERYATAQLVTYKYFVGRKRMFDNDFKAAEEYLRFAFEHCHASSIKNKRSTLIYLIPVKMLLGQMPKDDLLAKYNLLQFKEIVRSVKDGHLLRLNEALERNEKFFISCGIFLILEKLKIITYRNLFKKVSVEMKTHQIPVDAFLVALKMMNVEDIDQDETQCIIANLIYEGKIKGYISHQHQKLVVSKQQPFPPLSATSW, encoded by the exons ATGACCTCGCTTCAGTCGTATTTGGACGCCATTTCAGAGGCTTGGGATGCATATCGATCCGATGAGTTAGCCTCTCTACTCTCATTGAGCGATGCTCACGCTCAATACCCTAGACTTCTTGTTGAAGATCCCTCGGAAGAGGTAGATCAGACTCTCGACGAGGTGATTGCTGATCTCGTGCTTGATCATCTAAAAGTTCTGTACGAAATGGATAGAAATGATCCTATGGAGGCCTACGAACACCAAAAATCATTAGTGACCAATTTCAATAAGTTGCTGTCATCTCAGAAGGACCAGAATTGGCCTTTGCCCATCATGCATGTGATTTGCTTAGACCTTCGTCGAATTGCCACTCGAGCTGACCAGGAATTGTCTAAACGGGGTGGTAAGCCTGGAGCTACCTTGGAAAAAGCGGCTGAGCTGATGATGAATTGCTTCCGCACGTGTGCGCTGGACAGTAAATCTGCGGAAGACGTAACTAAACGCTGGGGCATGCTCAATATCGTTAATCAGTTATTCAAGATCTACTTCAAAGTGAACAAGATGCATCTGTGTAAGCCGCTAATTCGTGCCATCGAGTCATCGCCGCTCAAAGAAAG GTACGCCACTGCCCAATTAGTGACCTACAAATATTTTGTGGGACGCAAACGAATGTTTGATAACGACTTCAAGGCTGCCGAAGAATATCTACGATTTGCTTTTGAGCATTGCCACGCCTCATCTATTAAAAATAAGCGCTCCACCTTAATCTATTTGATTCCGGTGAAAATGCTCCTGGGTCAAATGCCAAAGGACGATCTATTGGCCAAGTATAATCTCCTGCAGTTCAAAGAAATCGTGCGATCCGTTAAGGATGGTCATTTGCTAAGGTTGAACGAAGCTCTCGAACGGAATGAGAAATTCTTCATTAGTTGCGGCATTTTTTTGATACTCGAGAAACTCAAGATCATCACCTATCG taatcttttcaaaaaagtatccGTCGAGATGAAAACCCATCAAATTCCCGTTGATGCGTTTTTGGTGGCTCTTAAAATGATGAACGTGGAGGACATTGACCAAGATGAAACCCAATGTATAATTGCCAATCTCATTTACGAGGGGAAAATCAAAGGATACATTTCCCATCAACATCAAAAGTTGGTGGTAAGCAAACAACAACCATTTCCACCTCTCTCAGCCACGTCTTGGTGA